The following proteins come from a genomic window of Anaerobutyricum hallii:
- a CDS encoding tetratricopeptide repeat protein has translation MKLERLNELLKKLVQMEDAEENLEMVPLYEEALELSKEIYGEHNLKTLEIYNNYGGHLRNLGLYEKAEYILRKAVVCAKIVRGKEHPDYATTLVNLANLLRMMKQWQESESLFYQALALYKITIGEEHFIYAGTMNNLGLLYYEMGNLERAKECLEHSLHILEGKEEYIIPYATTLHNLVDIYKKEGEIFKAEHTLKQEIEIYRQQHYEGTVLYAAALNSLGILYCEKEQYEKAKAVMTESVEITKKHLGEASDAYKTSVKNLEMIHEKLQEKKMQKNHEILQETLKGMTSAACASESNLNCEKGSEERNHTIDKDTEKGFVKGLDLCREYFNQVCYPLLEREFSNFLPRMAAGLIGEGSECYGFDDEISRDHDFGPSFQIYIPQEDMPIYGERLKQRLNTLPKTFQGFGARIESQYGDGRVGVFSIEDFYRKFIAAEGVPETLSHWRQIPENALSTVTNGEVFFDHYGKFTKIREELQKGYPEDIRLKKIAARLMKMAQSGQYNFPRCNKRKEYVASRLALSEFMSVSMSLVYLLNHSYRPYYKWVHRGLLSLPILGKTAYDKMQRLSVLSLEKDYKEMEWIIEEFCVDCVKELKTQGLTSSSEAFLLMQGPEVLKRIKEPALRNSNPWVE, from the coding sequence ATGAAACTAGAGCGCTTAAATGAACTTTTAAAAAAGCTTGTGCAGATGGAGGATGCCGAAGAGAATCTTGAAATGGTTCCGCTTTATGAGGAAGCGTTAGAACTTTCAAAAGAGATTTATGGAGAGCATAATTTAAAAACCCTGGAAATTTATAATAATTATGGAGGACATCTTCGGAATCTTGGACTTTATGAAAAGGCAGAATATATTTTACGAAAAGCAGTAGTCTGTGCAAAAATTGTGCGGGGAAAAGAGCATCCCGATTATGCGACAACGCTTGTTAATCTTGCCAATTTACTTCGAATGATGAAACAGTGGCAGGAAAGCGAATCTCTTTTTTATCAGGCGCTGGCTCTCTATAAAATAACAATTGGAGAAGAACATTTTATTTATGCCGGAACGATGAATAATTTGGGACTTCTTTATTATGAGATGGGAAATCTTGAAAGAGCAAAGGAATGTTTAGAACACAGCCTTCATATTTTAGAAGGCAAAGAGGAGTATATCATTCCTTATGCAACAACCCTGCATAATCTTGTTGATATTTACAAGAAAGAAGGGGAGATTTTCAAGGCAGAACATACTTTAAAACAAGAAATAGAGATTTACAGACAGCAGCACTATGAAGGAACGGTTCTTTATGCAGCAGCGCTGAATTCTCTTGGAATTTTATACTGTGAAAAGGAACAGTATGAGAAGGCAAAAGCTGTGATGACTGAAAGTGTGGAAATTACGAAAAAACATCTCGGAGAGGCAAGTGATGCCTATAAAACCAGTGTGAAAAATCTGGAAATGATTCATGAGAAACTGCAGGAAAAAAAGATGCAGAAAAATCATGAAATTTTACAGGAAACATTAAAGGGTATGACTTCTGCCGCCTGTGCATCAGAAAGCAATCTGAACTGTGAGAAAGGTTCTGAAGAACGGAACCATACAATAGATAAAGATACGGAAAAAGGATTTGTAAAGGGACTTGATTTGTGCAGAGAGTATTTTAATCAAGTATGTTATCCTCTTTTAGAAAGAGAATTTTCAAATTTCCTTCCGCGTATGGCAGCAGGACTAATTGGAGAAGGTTCAGAGTGTTATGGATTTGATGATGAGATATCAAGAGATCATGATTTTGGACCATCTTTCCAGATTTATATTCCGCAAGAAGATATGCCGATTTATGGAGAACGGTTAAAACAAAGACTCAATACACTTCCAAAAACTTTCCAGGGCTTTGGTGCAAGAATCGAAAGCCAGTATGGAGATGGCAGAGTCGGTGTTTTTTCTATTGAAGATTTTTACAGAAAATTTATTGCAGCGGAAGGGGTGCCGGAAACACTTTCTCATTGGAGACAGATTCCGGAGAATGCACTTTCAACCGTAACTAATGGAGAAGTTTTCTTTGATCATTACGGAAAGTTTACAAAGATTCGCGAGGAACTTCAAAAAGGCTATCCGGAAGATATCCGGTTAAAGAAGATTGCTGCCCGCCTTATGAAAATGGCGCAGAGCGGTCAATATAATTTTCCTCGTTGTAATAAACGAAAGGAATATGTAGCCTCTCGTCTTGCCCTGAGTGAATTTATGTCCGTTTCGATGTCTCTCGTGTATTTATTGAATCATTCATACAGACCATATTATAAATGGGTACATCGGGGATTGTTATCTTTGCCGATTCTTGGAAAGACAGCGTATGATAAGATGCAGAGATTGTCTGTTTTATCTCTGGAAAAAGATTACAAAGAAATGGAATGGATCATAGAAGAATTTTGTGTGGACTGCGTGAAAGAGTTAAAAACACAGGGATTAACTTCTTCTTCTGAAGCATTTTTGCTGATGCAGGGTCCTGAAGTATTAAAAAGAATTAAAGAACCAGCTCTAAGAAATAGTAACCCATGGGTTGAATAA
- a CDS encoding S8 family peptidase has product MGMTNVGNLLELRRIYSRGITGKGITTAVLDTGIYAHPDFFIPRNKIVYFQDFIRNRKGPFDDNGHGTHVSGIIASGGRLGDGSGIGVAPESGIVMLKVLEKDGSGKIKNMLKGMEWILLNHEKYGIRIVNISVGMPVKNIENPEEEELVKKVEQLWNTGLVVVVAAGNDGPAPYTITSPGTSRKVITVGTGKEAGGDYSGQGPVPGTCVCKPDIIAPAINILSCDNHGKNYKRRSGTSMATPIVSGTVALLLSNEPWLSNRDVKIRLMQSALDCGMAKSRQGWGLLNPEGILRI; this is encoded by the coding sequence ATGGGAATGACAAATGTAGGAAATTTGTTAGAGTTGAGAAGAATTTACAGCCGTGGTATTACCGGAAAAGGTATTACTACGGCTGTTTTAGATACAGGAATTTATGCACATCCGGATTTCTTTATTCCAAGGAACAAAATAGTATATTTTCAGGATTTTATAAGAAATCGAAAGGGACCTTTTGATGATAACGGACATGGGACTCATGTCAGTGGCATTATCGCATCCGGAGGAAGGCTTGGAGATGGGAGCGGAATAGGAGTAGCCCCGGAAAGTGGAATAGTGATGTTAAAAGTACTTGAAAAAGATGGCAGCGGTAAAATAAAAAATATGCTAAAAGGAATGGAATGGATTCTTTTAAATCATGAAAAATATGGAATTCGGATCGTAAATATTTCTGTCGGTATGCCTGTGAAAAATATAGAAAATCCGGAAGAAGAGGAACTTGTAAAAAAAGTAGAGCAATTGTGGAACACAGGACTTGTTGTCGTTGTAGCAGCAGGAAATGACGGACCGGCACCATATACGATTACAAGTCCGGGCACAAGCCGTAAGGTAATTACTGTGGGAACAGGAAAAGAAGCAGGGGGAGATTATTCCGGACAGGGACCGGTTCCGGGAACCTGCGTTTGCAAGCCGGATATTATTGCTCCGGCGATTAATATTTTAAGCTGTGATAATCATGGGAAAAATTATAAAAGAAGAAGTGGGACTTCCATGGCAACACCGATTGTATCAGGAACCGTAGCCCTTTTATTATCAAATGAACCATGGCTTTCTAACAGAGATGTAAAAATACGCCTGATGCAAAGTGCGCTCGATTGTGGTATGGCAAAAAGCCGGCAGGGATGGGGGCTGTTAAATCCTGAAGGAATATTGAGGATTTAA
- a CDS encoding DUF4125 family protein yields MERRELEKQIIEKEWLMFQKVQDVNGRASCQDDWTTFLIMRISQFEGWDMNVLESYYDDIEQAEAQERNLIMEKYAYMMEETDPVYFLSIKGMLPEISEEKQLMAEKITSIYMEWEKEADIKYPNIRRHGRPAEGIGVDGTVSVRNYLKCELYTYSVKTLALFILSIEHNPEYNRYLATMQKMVQAYGYSSLEEAEKAMA; encoded by the coding sequence ATGGAACGTAGAGAACTAGAGAAACAGATTATTGAAAAAGAATGGCTCATGTTTCAAAAGGTACAGGACGTGAATGGCAGAGCATCCTGCCAGGATGACTGGACTACTTTTCTGATTATGCGTATTAGCCAGTTTGAAGGCTGGGATATGAATGTATTAGAAAGTTATTATGATGACATTGAGCAGGCGGAAGCACAGGAGAGAAATCTTATCATGGAGAAATATGCCTATATGATGGAGGAGACAGATCCAGTCTATTTCCTGTCCATTAAGGGGATGCTTCCGGAGATTTCAGAAGAGAAACAGTTGATGGCTGAAAAAATCACTTCTATTTACATGGAGTGGGAGAAAGAAGCAGATATTAAATATCCGAATATCAGAAGGCATGGCAGACCGGCAGAAGGAATCGGTGTAGACGGAACAGTAAGTGTTAGAAATTATTTAAAGTGTGAGCTTTATACGTATTCTGTAAAAACACTGGCACTTTTTATTTTGTCAATCGAACATAATCCGGAATATAACCGTTATCTTGCTACAATGCAGAAGATGGTACAGGCATATGGATATTCTTCTTTAGAAGAAGCAGAGAAGGCAATGGCATGA
- a CDS encoding C40 family peptidase, whose product MLNKMKRVAAGLLTAVFLLNISAVPGVNNVTQVEAASLVKKGKVNTKKLNIRVKKSMKSKRITVLHKGDRVKLLSNNSKWVAVEVNGMVGYTQGRYISVKNGGTASDTTVTKGESVVNYALKFVGNPYRWGGTSLTRGADCSGFVMSVYRHFGKSLPHSSYAQRRVGRRVGSLSKAKPGDIICYSGHVAIYMGNNKVVHASNPRDGIKITKGAAYRSIVTIRRVF is encoded by the coding sequence ATGCTGAACAAGATGAAACGTGTCGCAGCTGGTTTACTTACTGCTGTTTTTCTTTTAAATATATCTGCTGTACCGGGAGTGAATAATGTGACACAGGTTGAGGCGGCAAGCCTTGTGAAAAAGGGAAAGGTAAATACTAAAAAGTTAAATATTCGTGTAAAGAAGAGCATGAAGTCAAAACGAATTACTGTTTTACATAAAGGAGACAGAGTAAAGCTTCTTTCTAACAATTCCAAGTGGGTTGCAGTAGAAGTGAATGGTATGGTTGGTTATACACAGGGAAGATACATTTCTGTAAAGAATGGTGGAACTGCCTCAGATACTACAGTAACTAAGGGAGAGAGTGTTGTTAATTATGCACTGAAGTTTGTTGGTAATCCATACAGATGGGGTGGAACAAGTCTTACTCGTGGTGCTGACTGCTCTGGATTCGTTATGAGTGTTTACAGACATTTTGGAAAGTCTCTTCCACATTCTTCTTATGCACAGAGACGTGTAGGAAGAAGAGTAGGAAGTTTAAGTAAAGCAAAACCGGGAGATATCATTTGCTACAGTGGTCATGTAGCAATCTACATGGGTAATAATAAAGTTGTCCATGCAAGTAATCCAAGAGATGGTATCAAGATTACAAAAGGTGCAGCTTACCGTTCTATCGTAACAATTCGAAGAGTATTTTAA
- a CDS encoding DJ-1/PfpI family protein, whose amino-acid sequence MQKILLLAGDFTEDYETMVPFQALSMLGYQVDAVCPDKKEGEFIKTAIHDFEGDQTYTEKPGHLFKLTKTFDEVDFDDYVGLFITGGRSPEYIRMNHKVISLVKCFVRSGKPVAAICHAAQVLTAADVVCGRKLTCYPALAAEVKLAGGNYIEVAPDEAVVDCNLITSPAWPGNTAILREFVKALGCEFVFRS is encoded by the coding sequence ATGCAGAAAATATTGTTACTGGCAGGAGATTTTACAGAAGATTATGAGACTATGGTGCCATTTCAGGCATTATCTATGCTCGGATATCAGGTAGATGCTGTTTGCCCGGATAAAAAAGAAGGCGAATTTATCAAAACAGCAATTCATGATTTTGAAGGAGACCAGACTTATACAGAAAAGCCGGGACATCTTTTTAAATTAACGAAAACATTCGATGAAGTAGATTTTGATGATTATGTTGGATTATTTATTACCGGCGGACGTTCTCCAGAATATATCAGGATGAATCATAAAGTAATTTCTCTTGTGAAATGTTTTGTAAGAAGTGGGAAACCGGTAGCGGCAATTTGTCATGCGGCGCAGGTACTGACTGCAGCAGATGTTGTGTGTGGAAGAAAGCTTACCTGCTATCCGGCTTTAGCAGCTGAGGTGAAATTAGCAGGAGGAAACTATATTGAAGTTGCTCCGGATGAGGCAGTGGTGGACTGTAATCTTATTACTTCTCCGGCATGGCCAGGAAATACGGCAATTTTAAGAGAGTTTGTAAAAGCTTTAGGTTGTGAGTTCGTTTTTAGATCATAA
- a CDS encoding toxic anion resistance protein: MGMEMSSIEEMLKEGATLTLEPETAPELPVEEAKPIPKVYEEEQYLTDDEKKQVESFVKQIRLDDSNAILQYGSGTQKKMSAFSEGTLEKVRSKDLGEVGELLNGVVVELKGFDEEEEKGIKGFFKKKISKAQTLKLRYSKIEGNIDEICEKLEGHQVQLLKDSAMLDQLYELNKVYFRELTMYILAGKKKLEEEENEVIPALRKKAELSGRQEDAQEVNDREALCNRFDKKIHDLELTRMVSLQMAPQIRMVQSSDVEMSEKIQSTLVNTIPLWKSQMIIALGVEHSRAAAEAQRKVSDLTNDLLKKNAEKLKVATVETAKESERGIVDMETLVATNESLMSTIDEVMHIQQEGRQKRREAESKLMQLEDELKNKMLNPRG, translated from the coding sequence ATGGGCATGGAGATGAGCAGTATTGAAGAAATGTTAAAAGAAGGAGCTACTCTTACATTAGAGCCGGAGACAGCACCAGAACTTCCGGTGGAGGAGGCAAAACCGATTCCTAAGGTGTATGAGGAGGAACAGTATCTTACTGATGACGAGAAAAAACAGGTAGAGTCTTTTGTAAAGCAGATTCGATTAGATGATTCGAATGCTATTTTACAGTATGGCTCAGGTACACAGAAAAAAATGTCAGCATTTTCAGAAGGAACGCTTGAAAAAGTTCGTTCTAAAGATCTTGGAGAAGTTGGAGAACTGTTAAACGGCGTAGTTGTAGAGCTTAAAGGTTTTGATGAAGAAGAAGAAAAGGGAATTAAGGGATTTTTTAAGAAAAAGATTTCCAAGGCTCAGACATTGAAACTTCGTTACAGTAAGATAGAAGGCAATATCGATGAGATCTGTGAGAAGCTGGAAGGGCATCAGGTACAGCTTTTAAAAGACAGTGCAATGCTTGATCAGTTATATGAATTAAATAAAGTATATTTTCGTGAACTGACAATGTATATTCTTGCAGGAAAGAAGAAACTTGAAGAGGAAGAGAATGAGGTCATTCCTGCATTAAGAAAAAAAGCAGAGTTAAGTGGAAGGCAGGAAGATGCACAGGAGGTTAATGACCGCGAAGCATTGTGCAACCGTTTTGACAAAAAGATTCATGATCTGGAGCTTACAAGAATGGTATCTTTACAGATGGCACCACAGATTCGTATGGTACAGTCAAGTGATGTGGAAATGTCAGAAAAGATACAGTCTACTTTGGTGAATACGATTCCTCTCTGGAAGAGTCAGATGATTATCGCTCTTGGAGTAGAACATTCCAGAGCGGCAGCAGAAGCACAGCGTAAAGTATCTGATCTTACGAATGACCTTTTGAAGAAGAATGCAGAGAAGCTGAAAGTAGCTACTGTTGAGACGGCTAAAGAAAGTGAGAGAGGTATCGTTGATATGGAAACACTCGTGGCAACGAATGAAAGCCTTATGAGTACGATTGACGAGGTAATGCATATCCAGCAGGAGGGACGCCAAAAAAGAAGAGAGGCAGAAAGTAAACTTATGCAGCTTGAGGATGAATTGAAAAATAAAATGCTTAATCCGAGAGGGTAA
- the fucO gene encoding lactaldehyde reductase: protein MANCITLNQTSYHGAGAIQSIPDEVKAHGLTKAFVCSDPDLIKFGVTKKVTDVLEAAELEYEIYSNIKPNPTIENVQTGVAAFKESGADYFIAIGGGSSMDTAKAIGVIINNPDFEDVRSLEGVAPTTKPTVPIIAVPTTAGTAAEVTINYVIKDDEKQRKFVCVDPKDIPVVAIVDPDMMSSMPYGLTASTGMDALTHAIEGYITKGAWEMTDMFHIKAIEVISRSLRAACENDPKGREDMALGQYIAGMGFSNVGLGIVHSMAHALGAVYDTPHGVANAILLPTVMAYNADATGTKYKDIAIAMGVEGVEDMTQEEYRKAAVDAVAQLSKDVKIPQDLKEIVKEEDLDFLVDSAYNDACAPGNPKDASKEDIKALYQSLM, encoded by the coding sequence ATGGCAAACTGTATTACACTTAACCAGACATCTTATCATGGAGCAGGAGCAATCCAGTCTATACCAGATGAAGTAAAGGCACATGGACTCACCAAAGCATTTGTATGTTCTGATCCGGATTTAATTAAGTTTGGAGTAACAAAGAAAGTAACAGATGTATTAGAAGCTGCTGAATTAGAATATGAGATTTATTCTAATATTAAACCAAACCCAACAATCGAAAATGTGCAGACAGGTGTAGCTGCATTTAAAGAATCCGGAGCAGATTACTTTATCGCAATCGGTGGCGGATCTTCCATGGATACAGCCAAAGCCATTGGAGTAATCATTAATAACCCTGATTTTGAAGATGTAAGAAGCTTAGAAGGAGTAGCCCCTACTACAAAACCAACAGTACCGATTATTGCAGTACCAACAACAGCAGGAACAGCAGCAGAGGTAACAATTAACTATGTTATCAAAGATGATGAAAAACAGCGTAAATTTGTTTGCGTAGATCCAAAAGATATCCCTGTCGTTGCTATCGTTGACCCTGATATGATGAGCAGTATGCCATATGGACTTACAGCATCAACAGGTATGGATGCTCTGACACATGCGATTGAAGGTTACATCACAAAAGGTGCATGGGAAATGACAGATATGTTCCATATTAAAGCAATCGAAGTAATTTCAAGAAGTCTTCGAGCTGCCTGTGAAAATGATCCTAAGGGAAGAGAAGACATGGCTCTTGGACAGTATATTGCCGGAATGGGATTCTCTAACGTAGGACTTGGTATCGTTCATTCTATGGCTCATGCATTAGGTGCTGTATATGATACACCTCATGGTGTTGCCAATGCTATCCTTCTTCCTACTGTTATGGCATATAATGCAGATGCAACAGGAACAAAATATAAAGATATCGCTATTGCTATGGGTGTAGAAGGCGTAGAAGATATGACACAGGAAGAATACAGAAAAGCAGCAGTAGATGCAGTGGCTCAGCTTTCTAAAGATGTAAAGATTCCTCAGGACTTAAAAGAAATCGTAAAAGAAGAAGACTTAGACTTCCTTGTAGATTCTGCTTACAATGATGCATGTGCCCCTGGAAATCCAAAGGATGCAAGTAAAGAAGATATCAAAGCATTATATCAATCATTAATGTAA
- a CDS encoding N-acetylmuramoyl-L-alanine amidase family protein translates to MAIKIYIDQGHNPEGINAGAEGFGIREQDITYQVGHFLFDILSEDYRFTARLSRPTPQTTLGYSNTSSLKERVTQANTWKADYFISIHANASENPDINGTEAYVSSANSAAWYLAQNIVSEIVRRTSTKYNGVFTRPSLYVLKNTKMPAVLVELGYITNYEDNQRMIDNPYQFAYGIYVGILNYLELPQKNTDL, encoded by the coding sequence TTGGCAATCAAAATTTATATCGATCAAGGACATAATCCGGAGGGAATCAATGCAGGTGCAGAAGGTTTTGGAATACGAGAACAGGATATCACCTACCAGGTGGGGCACTTTCTCTTTGATATTTTATCAGAAGACTATCGTTTTACGGCCCGCCTTTCCCGTCCAACACCACAAACCACCTTAGGTTACAGCAATACAAGCAGCTTAAAAGAACGGGTGACACAGGCAAACACCTGGAAAGCAGATTACTTTATCAGTATTCATGCAAATGCCAGCGAAAACCCAGATATTAACGGCACCGAAGCTTACGTTTCTTCTGCTAATTCTGCCGCATGGTACCTCGCCCAAAACATTGTATCCGAAATTGTGCGGAGAACAAGCACCAAATATAATGGTGTGTTCACCAGACCTTCTCTCTATGTCTTAAAAAATACAAAAATGCCGGCAGTTCTTGTGGAACTCGGATACATAACTAACTACGAAGATAATCAGCGAATGATTGATAACCCATATCAATTTGCATATGGAATCTATGTAGGAATACTCAATTACCTGGAACTCCCACAAAAAAATACTGATTTGTAG
- a CDS encoding 5-bromo-4-chloroindolyl phosphate hydrolysis family protein, which produces MSNQEDKFDFSDFEDLGSKIQKTIDTATAEVLKQAGNVKEEALKQVDKAKEEASRQMDKAKEEASRQMDKARESATRQFDKAKEGAARQFDRFYGGQNEQAYVDVGHGRRVISGKLRKNPGLYSGPAEIAIGVAGLAGFGGAGIGLGVTTLVGAMATNLAIASAAIFVPFAVISAVLFGKGIFSSSRARRVKQYSQIWMGKQYVMIDDIESKVRWNRKKIMKDLHYLTKKDLIIGAQLDEGETCLLLTDESKSQYENAMNAKRVREEEEERKRALEEAMENASFEQKEIYRIKKEGQDYLKQLADIKAQIKSLDVVVKISHMEVLAARIFVCASEHPESISRTDKLFKYYFPSVMKLLNVYEDMEKQPIQGENIQKSKREIEESLDTINQALEKLFDEMFQNVAMDISSDIQVLEVMLKQDGLTEDELHADKTEPMLKF; this is translated from the coding sequence ATGAGTAATCAGGAAGATAAATTTGATTTTTCGGATTTTGAAGATCTGGGAAGTAAGATTCAAAAAACAATTGATACGGCAACTGCAGAAGTTTTAAAACAGGCAGGTAATGTAAAGGAGGAGGCTTTAAAGCAGGTAGATAAGGCAAAGGAAGAAGCATCCAGGCAGATGGACAAGGCAAAGGAAGAGGCATCCAGACAGATGGATAAAGCCAGAGAAAGTGCAACAAGACAGTTTGATAAAGCAAAAGAGGGTGCAGCAAGACAGTTTGACAGATTTTATGGAGGTCAGAATGAACAGGCATATGTAGATGTGGGGCATGGAAGAAGAGTCATATCAGGAAAGCTCAGGAAGAATCCGGGACTGTATAGTGGACCAGCAGAGATTGCGATAGGAGTGGCAGGGCTTGCAGGTTTTGGAGGAGCCGGTATTGGGCTGGGAGTTACGACCCTCGTAGGTGCGATGGCGACGAATCTGGCGATTGCTTCGGCGGCGATTTTTGTTCCATTTGCGGTAATAAGTGCGGTACTGTTTGGAAAAGGTATCTTTAGCAGCAGCAGAGCCAGAAGAGTGAAACAGTATTCTCAAATCTGGATGGGAAAGCAGTATGTTATGATTGATGATATTGAGAGTAAAGTACGCTGGAACAGAAAGAAGATAATGAAGGATCTTCATTATCTGACAAAGAAAGATCTGATTATCGGGGCGCAGTTAGATGAAGGGGAAACTTGTTTGCTGCTTACGGATGAATCGAAAAGCCAATACGAGAATGCCATGAATGCGAAGAGAGTCAGAGAAGAGGAAGAGGAAAGAAAAAGAGCGTTAGAAGAGGCTATGGAGAATGCTTCTTTTGAGCAAAAAGAGATTTATAGAATAAAGAAAGAGGGGCAGGATTATTTAAAGCAATTGGCAGATATCAAAGCGCAAATAAAATCTCTGGATGTAGTAGTAAAGATTTCGCATATGGAAGTTCTTGCGGCAAGGATTTTTGTCTGTGCTTCTGAACATCCGGAAAGCATTTCGCGGACAGATAAGTTGTTTAAATATTATTTTCCATCGGTGATGAAGCTTCTTAATGTGTATGAAGATATGGAAAAACAGCCGATTCAGGGAGAGAATATTCAGAAATCAAAAAGAGAGATAGAAGAATCTTTAGATACGATAAATCAGGCTTTGGAAAAGTTATTTGACGAAATGTTTCAAAATGTAGCAATGGATATTTCGTCAGATATCCAGGTTTTGGAAGTAATGCTTAAGCAGGATGGATTAACTGAAGATGAACTGCATGCAGATAAGACAGAACCGATGTTAAAGTTTTAA
- a CDS encoding rubredoxin-like domain-containing protein yields MGSLLEEMHKMRLKEKIEELEKTGGNPHVEDHGLGGVYRCKVCGYIFDENREGRPFTTLSHCPICHVGQQQFEKIE; encoded by the coding sequence ATGGGATCTCTTTTAGAAGAAATGCATAAGATGCGTTTAAAAGAAAAAATTGAAGAGTTAGAAAAGACAGGAGGTAATCCACATGTAGAAGATCATGGACTTGGAGGAGTCTATCGTTGTAAGGTATGCGGATATATTTTTGATGAAAACAGAGAAGGAAGACCATTTACAACACTTTCTCATTGTCCAATCTGTCATGTAGGACAGCAGCAGTTTGAAAAGATAGAGTGA